Proteins from one Mycobacterium adipatum genomic window:
- a CDS encoding ABC transporter ATP-binding protein yields the protein MIELTGLTKTFGQVRAVDELTCSVEPGVVTGFLGPNGAGKSTTMRMIVGLDRPSAGTVTVAGRPYREHKHPLRTVGALLDARQVHPNRTARAHLRWIAATNRIPLRRVDEVLAEVGLTDAAGKQAGTYSLGMLQRLGIAAALLGDPSVLLFDEPVNGLDPEGIRWIRTLMRGLAAEGRTVFVSSHLLAEMANTADRVLVIGRGRLIAATTMADFVNQGGTVRVRSPQLDRLVALLPGARRDGAALLVDDSSTEQVGELAAAHGIVLHELTAQGASLEEAYLNLTDGAVQYRAGSS from the coding sequence ATGATCGAACTGACCGGTCTGACAAAAACTTTCGGCCAGGTGCGCGCCGTCGACGAACTGACCTGCAGCGTCGAGCCCGGTGTGGTGACCGGGTTCCTCGGGCCCAACGGCGCGGGCAAGTCCACCACCATGCGGATGATCGTCGGGCTGGACCGGCCCAGCGCCGGTACCGTGACCGTCGCCGGGCGGCCCTATCGCGAACACAAGCACCCGTTACGCACCGTCGGCGCGCTGCTCGACGCCCGGCAGGTGCACCCGAACCGGACCGCGCGGGCGCACCTGCGGTGGATCGCCGCGACCAACCGGATCCCGCTACGCAGGGTCGACGAGGTGCTCGCCGAGGTCGGGCTGACCGACGCCGCCGGTAAACAGGCCGGCACGTACTCGCTGGGCATGCTGCAGCGCCTCGGCATCGCGGCGGCGCTGCTCGGCGACCCGTCGGTGCTGCTGTTCGACGAACCGGTCAACGGGCTGGACCCCGAGGGTATCCGCTGGATCAGGACCCTGATGCGGGGTCTCGCCGCCGAGGGCCGGACCGTGTTCGTGTCCAGCCATCTGCTGGCCGAGATGGCCAACACCGCCGACCGGGTGCTGGTGATCGGGCGGGGTCGGCTGATCGCCGCCACCACGATGGCCGACTTCGTCAATCAGGGCGGCACCGTGCGGGTGCGCAGCCCGCAGCTCGACCGGTTGGTCGCCCTGCTCCCCGGTGCCCGCCGCGACGGTGCGGCGCTGCTGGTCGACGACAGCAGCACCGAACAGGTCGGTGAGCTGGCCGCGGCGCACGGCATCGTGTTGCACGAACTCACCGCGCAGGGGGCGTCGCTGGAGGAGGCCTACCTGAACCTCACCGACGGCGCCGTGCAGTATCGGGCGGGCTCATCATGA
- a CDS encoding SGNH/GDSL hydrolase family protein, which translates to MTRYVALGSSMAAGPGIPPTAPGSPLLAMRSQRNYPHLVAQRLGLDLVDVTYSGATTAHVLGESQHGEPPQVDALDGSESLVTVTIGGNDVGYVPMLCAAALPAPLRWLPPLRGMRDAGARERELAAVAPKLIEVGRVVRARAPLARVLFVDYLTLLPPQGSAPPLSAGDTDLGRRIAAELERLTAAAAEGTGAAVVCAGQASREHHPWSAQPWTNLPSRFPVPIPGHTAPLHPNAEGMRAVANLVVAHVEERPGT; encoded by the coding sequence GTGACCCGATACGTGGCGCTGGGTTCGTCGATGGCGGCGGGCCCCGGCATCCCGCCGACGGCTCCGGGGTCGCCGCTGCTGGCGATGCGTTCGCAGCGCAACTATCCCCACCTGGTGGCCCAGCGGCTCGGCCTGGACCTGGTCGACGTCACCTATTCCGGGGCGACCACCGCGCATGTGCTCGGCGAGTCGCAGCACGGGGAACCGCCGCAGGTCGACGCGTTGGACGGGTCGGAGTCGCTGGTCACGGTGACCATCGGCGGTAACGACGTCGGCTACGTTCCGATGCTGTGCGCCGCGGCGCTGCCCGCGCCGCTGCGGTGGCTCCCGCCGCTGCGGGGTATGCGGGACGCCGGCGCGCGGGAACGCGAGTTGGCCGCGGTGGCCCCGAAACTAATTGAGGTCGGCCGGGTGGTGCGGGCACGTGCGCCCCTGGCGCGGGTGCTGTTCGTCGACTACCTGACCCTGCTGCCGCCGCAGGGTTCGGCGCCTCCGTTGTCCGCGGGGGACACCGACCTGGGCCGGCGCATCGCCGCCGAACTGGAACGTCTCACCGCCGCCGCGGCCGAAGGCACCGGAGCCGCGGTGGTGTGCGCCGGGCAGGCCAGCCGCGAGCACCACCCGTGGTCGGCGCAGCCCTGGACGAACCTGCCGAGCAGGTTCCCGGTGCCCATCCCCGGCCACACCGCGCCGTTGCACCCCAACGCCGAGGGCATGCGTGCGGTGGCCAATCTGGTCGTGGCTCACGTCGAGGAACGGCCCGGGACATGA
- a CDS encoding thiazole synthase, which produces MGTGGAANLAVLEEALIASGTELTTVAMRRVDADAGTGVLDLLDRLGISALPNTAGCRGAAEAVLTAQLAREALGTEWVKLEVIADERTLLPDAIELVKAAEQLVDDGFIVLPYTNDDPVLARRLEDTGCAAVMPLGSPIGTGLGIANPHHIEMIVDAANVPVILDAGIGTASDAALAMELGCDAVLLATAVTRAADPAAMAAAMAAAVTAGHLARHAGRIPKRFWAQASSPALL; this is translated from the coding sequence ATGGGCACCGGGGGTGCGGCGAACCTGGCGGTGCTGGAGGAGGCGCTGATCGCGTCGGGCACCGAGCTGACCACCGTGGCCATGCGCCGCGTCGATGCGGACGCCGGCACCGGGGTACTGGACCTGCTCGACAGACTGGGCATCTCGGCGCTGCCGAACACCGCGGGTTGCCGGGGCGCGGCCGAGGCGGTGCTCACCGCACAGCTCGCCCGCGAAGCGCTCGGCACCGAATGGGTCAAGCTCGAGGTGATCGCCGACGAGCGCACGCTGTTGCCCGACGCGATCGAGTTGGTCAAGGCCGCAGAACAATTGGTGGACGACGGCTTCATCGTGCTGCCCTACACCAACGACGATCCGGTACTGGCCCGGCGCCTGGAGGACACCGGCTGCGCGGCCGTCATGCCGCTGGGCTCACCCATCGGCACCGGTCTGGGCATCGCGAACCCGCATCACATCGAGATGATCGTCGACGCGGCGAACGTCCCGGTGATCCTGGACGCGGGTATCGGCACCGCCAGCGACGCCGCGCTGGCCATGGAACTGGGCTGCGACGCCGTGCTGTTGGCCACCGCGGTGACCCGCGCCGCCGATCCGGCCGCGATGGCCGCCGCGATGGCGGCCGCCGTCACCGCCGGGCATCTGGCCCGGCACGCCGGGCGGATCCCGAAACGCTTCTGGGCGCAGGCGTCGAGCCCCGCCCTGCTGTGA
- the thiS gene encoding sulfur carrier protein ThiS, with amino-acid sequence MILLVNGEETEVPEGTTVEELVNHLGFGDKGIAVAVDWEVLPRSSWHTALAGGARVEVVTAVQGG; translated from the coding sequence ATGATCTTGCTGGTCAACGGTGAGGAAACCGAGGTACCGGAGGGCACCACGGTCGAGGAACTGGTGAATCATCTCGGGTTCGGCGACAAGGGCATCGCGGTGGCGGTGGACTGGGAGGTGCTGCCGCGGTCCTCGTGGCACACCGCGCTGGCCGGCGGTGCCCGGGTGGAAGTGGTGACGGCGGTGCAAGGTGGCTGA
- the thiO gene encoding glycine oxidase ThiO → MPAKGEDMVAGTLAVIGGGVIGLSVARRAAQDGWSVRVHRTEARGASWVAGGMLAPHSEGWPGEEALLAMGLESLKLWHTGFLDGLPADVVTAHESLVVAVDRADVADLKTVADWLSEQGHPVTVTTAARDVEPLLAQGIRHGFCAETELAVDNRALVSALERACAELGVQWAPPVTELAAVDTDQRVIANGIDAPALWPGLAVHPVKGEVLRLRWRKGCMPLPQRVIRARVHGRPVYLVPRGDGVVVGATQYEHGRDTAPVVRGVRDLLDDACAVIPALGEYELAECAAGLRPMTPDGLPLVGRLDERTLAATGHGRNGFLLAPWTAERIATELAALATH, encoded by the coding sequence ATGCCGGCGAAGGGAGAGGACATGGTGGCGGGAACTCTTGCCGTGATCGGCGGTGGTGTCATCGGCCTGTCCGTGGCTCGGCGCGCCGCCCAGGACGGGTGGTCGGTGCGCGTGCACCGGACCGAGGCGCGTGGCGCCTCCTGGGTGGCCGGCGGCATGCTGGCCCCGCACAGCGAGGGCTGGCCGGGGGAAGAGGCCCTGCTGGCGATGGGCCTGGAATCGCTCAAGCTCTGGCATACCGGGTTCCTGGACGGGCTGCCCGCCGACGTGGTGACCGCCCATGAGTCACTGGTGGTGGCGGTCGACCGGGCCGATGTCGCGGACCTCAAGACGGTGGCCGACTGGTTGTCCGAGCAGGGGCACCCGGTGACGGTCACGACCGCTGCCCGCGATGTGGAGCCGCTGCTGGCCCAGGGGATCCGGCACGGGTTCTGCGCCGAAACCGAACTGGCCGTGGACAACCGGGCGCTGGTGAGCGCCCTGGAGCGGGCCTGTGCAGAGCTCGGTGTGCAGTGGGCGCCGCCGGTGACCGAACTCGCCGCGGTGGACACCGATCAGCGGGTGATCGCTAACGGTATCGACGCGCCCGCCCTCTGGCCCGGTCTCGCGGTGCACCCGGTCAAGGGCGAGGTGCTGCGGCTGCGTTGGCGCAAGGGGTGTATGCCGTTGCCGCAGAGAGTCATCCGTGCACGTGTGCACGGGCGGCCGGTATATCTGGTGCCGCGCGGTGACGGCGTGGTGGTGGGCGCCACCCAATACGAGCACGGCCGGGACACTGCCCCGGTGGTCCGCGGCGTGCGGGACCTGCTCGACGATGCCTGTGCGGTGATCCCCGCACTGGGGGAGTACGAACTGGCCGAATGTGCGGCCGGGCTACGGCCGATGACACCGGATGGTCTGCCGCTGGTCGGTAGGCTCGACGAGCGGACGCTGGCAGCCACCGGTCACGGACGTAACGGTTTCCTGCTGGCGCCCTGGACGGCGGAGCGGATCGCCACCGAACTTGCAGCACTGGCGACACATTGA
- the thiE gene encoding thiamine phosphate synthase, with amino-acid sequence MPGPLERLTTASLYLCTDARRERGDLAEFADAALAGGVDIIQLRDKGSAGERQFGPLEARQELDALAVLADAAQRHGALLAVNDRADIARAAAADVLHLGQDDLPLDIAREIIGGRPVIGRSTHDAAQVAAAIDEPVDYFCVGPCWPTPTKPGRTAPGLDLVRQAAALAPDKPWFAIGGIDEQRLPMVVAAGARRVVVVRAITAAEDPQAAALALKKAMGSRP; translated from the coding sequence GTGCCCGGCCCTCTCGAACGACTGACCACCGCCTCGCTCTACCTGTGCACCGATGCCCGGCGTGAGCGCGGCGACCTGGCCGAATTCGCGGACGCGGCGCTGGCCGGCGGGGTGGACATCATCCAGCTGCGCGACAAGGGCTCGGCCGGCGAACGGCAGTTCGGCCCGTTGGAGGCCCGCCAGGAACTCGACGCGCTGGCGGTGCTTGCCGACGCGGCCCAGCGGCACGGCGCCTTGCTGGCGGTCAACGACCGTGCCGATATCGCACGGGCGGCCGCGGCCGATGTGCTGCACCTCGGTCAGGACGATCTGCCACTCGACATCGCCCGCGAGATCATCGGCGGGCGTCCGGTGATCGGGCGCTCCACCCACGACGCCGCCCAGGTCGCCGCGGCGATCGACGAGCCGGTGGACTACTTCTGTGTCGGGCCGTGCTGGCCGACCCCGACCAAACCGGGGCGCACCGCGCCCGGGCTGGATCTGGTCCGCCAGGCTGCCGCGCTGGCTCCGGACAAGCCATGGTTCGCCATCGGCGGGATCGACGAGCAGCGACTGCCGATGGTCGTGGCGGCCGGCGCCCGCCGGGTGGTGGTGGTTCGCGCGATCACCGCAGCCGAGGATCCACAGGCCGCGGCCCTGGCCCTCAAGAAAGCAATGGGATCCCGGCCGTAA
- a CDS encoding NUDIX hydrolase — MRGDGDGWVISEGGGHFWGRHGAAGLLLRAPGPDGTFAVLLQHRAPWSHQGGTWALPGGARDSHESVEEAAVREALEETGVQADLMTVRTTVVTHEVPGWSYTTVIADATEQLRTVPNRESSELRWVAEHEVADLPLHPGFAASWERLRVVTAGIPLLS, encoded by the coding sequence GTGCGCGGTGACGGTGACGGTTGGGTGATATCGGAGGGTGGCGGCCATTTCTGGGGACGTCACGGGGCAGCCGGACTGCTGCTGCGCGCGCCCGGTCCCGACGGTACCTTCGCCGTGCTGCTTCAGCATCGAGCGCCGTGGAGCCACCAGGGCGGCACCTGGGCACTACCGGGTGGGGCGCGTGACAGCCACGAGTCCGTCGAGGAAGCCGCGGTGCGGGAGGCCTTGGAAGAAACCGGAGTGCAGGCCGACCTCATGACGGTGCGAACGACCGTCGTCACCCATGAGGTGCCGGGCTGGAGCTACACCACCGTGATCGCCGATGCCACCGAACAGCTGCGCACCGTCCCGAACCGGGAGAGCTCGGAGCTGCGCTGGGTCGCCGAGCACGAGGTCGCCGACCTGCCGTTGCATCCCGGTTTCGCCGCCAGCTGGGAGCGGCTGCGCGTCGTTACGGCCGGGATCCCATTGCTTTCTTGA
- the glnX gene encoding protein kinase G-activating protein GlnX → MTVELAHPSTEPLASRSPTNPVHPRWSFLWTTPGRILTIGVVLSALVIACAFATSTTINDRQEALTTVLDHSEPLAFAAGQLYTTLSVADAAAATAFIAGAEPQDVRQRYEQAITDASVAVTRASAGLTTEPMIELLGRVNAELAVYTGLVETARTNNRAGNPVGSSYLSEASALMQSQILPDAQRLYEATSARVDAETTASTRIPAPVILVVLATVMFGLFANRWLTKRTRRRINIGFVAGGLAVLIMVVWVGTALVISTSDSRSAKNTAAQSLKTVTTMAITAQQARADETLALVRRGDEDVRKQSYYQRMDSMQQQLDTFLRADNGIDKDDLSGAGDLLRKWRASNDRINAYIAVGDYQAATQVALGTGEDNSTPAFSSLDAALAKAIEESRGQLRTDIVNARRVLSGATVGAAVLSIIAALAVALGLWPRLSEYR, encoded by the coding sequence GTGACCGTGGAGTTGGCACACCCGTCGACCGAACCGCTGGCATCACGTTCGCCGACCAATCCCGTGCACCCGCGCTGGTCGTTCCTGTGGACCACCCCCGGGCGCATCCTGACCATCGGTGTCGTGCTGTCGGCCCTCGTGATCGCGTGTGCCTTCGCGACGTCGACCACGATCAACGACCGTCAGGAAGCACTCACCACGGTGCTCGACCACAGCGAGCCGCTGGCCTTCGCGGCCGGTCAGCTCTACACCACGTTGTCGGTGGCCGACGCGGCCGCCGCCACCGCGTTCATCGCCGGTGCCGAACCGCAGGATGTCCGGCAGCGCTACGAGCAGGCCATCACCGACGCGTCGGTCGCAGTCACCCGCGCCTCCGCCGGACTGACCACCGAACCGATGATCGAGCTGCTGGGCCGGGTCAACGCCGAACTGGCGGTCTACACCGGGCTGGTGGAGACCGCCCGCACCAACAACCGCGCCGGTAATCCGGTGGGCTCGTCCTATCTGTCCGAGGCTTCGGCGTTGATGCAATCCCAGATCCTGCCTGACGCCCAACGGCTCTACGAGGCAACCTCGGCGCGGGTGGACGCCGAGACGACGGCGTCGACCCGTATCCCGGCGCCGGTCATCCTGGTGGTGCTGGCCACCGTGATGTTCGGGCTGTTCGCCAACAGATGGCTGACCAAGCGGACCCGGCGGCGGATCAACATCGGCTTCGTGGCCGGCGGACTGGCCGTCCTGATTATGGTGGTGTGGGTGGGCACCGCACTCGTCATCTCCACCTCGGACAGCCGCAGTGCCAAAAACACTGCGGCACAATCGCTCAAGACGGTGACCACGATGGCCATCACCGCGCAGCAGGCGCGCGCCGACGAGACGCTGGCGCTGGTCCGCCGTGGCGACGAGGACGTGCGCAAGCAGTCCTACTACCAGCGCATGGACAGCATGCAGCAGCAGCTGGACACGTTCTTGAGGGCCGACAACGGTATCGACAAGGACGATCTGAGCGGGGCCGGAGACCTGCTGCGCAAGTGGCGGGCATCCAATGACCGGATCAACGCCTACATCGCCGTCGGCGACTATCAGGCCGCCACCCAGGTGGCGCTGGGCACCGGCGAGGACAACTCCACGCCGGCGTTCAGCAGCCTCGACGCCGCGCTGGCCAAGGCCATCGAGGAGAGCCGCGGCCAGCTGCGCACCGATATCGTCAACGCCCGCCGGGTGCTGTCGGGGGCGACCGTCGGCGCCGCGGTGCTCAGCATCATCGCGGCACTCGCGGTGGCGCTCGGGCTGTGGCCGCGGCTCAGCGAGTACCGGTGA
- a CDS encoding glutamate ABC transporter substrate-binding protein, which yields MKTRVAALLAAAAVLAGCQQSPPLEPIPEVTLAPPTPAGMEQAPPDEAAQALPDNSTCDRTASLRPFPNQAQADEAVENIRNRGRLIVGLDIGSNLFSFRDPITGQITGFDVDIAGEVARDIFGTPSQVEYRILSSADRIEALEKNQVDIVVKTMSITCERRKQVDFSTEYLSANQRILAPRDSAIRQASDLSGKRVCAVKGTTSRKRIQQIQPPVQLVDVVTWADCLVALQQRQVDAVSTDDSILAGLVSQDPYLHIVGPSMNQEPYGIGVNKNNPGLVRFVNGTLERIRRDGTWNTLYRKWLTVLGPTPAPPVARYSD from the coding sequence ATGAAGACACGGGTGGCCGCCCTGTTGGCAGCGGCGGCGGTGCTCGCCGGCTGCCAGCAGTCCCCGCCGCTGGAACCGATTCCCGAGGTGACGCTGGCGCCGCCCACCCCGGCCGGAATGGAGCAGGCCCCACCGGACGAGGCCGCGCAGGCCCTGCCCGACAACTCCACCTGTGACCGGACCGCCAGTCTGCGGCCCTTCCCGAACCAGGCCCAGGCCGACGAGGCGGTGGAGAACATCCGCAACCGCGGCCGGCTGATCGTCGGCCTCGACATCGGCAGCAACCTGTTCTCCTTCCGCGATCCGATCACCGGTCAGATCACCGGATTCGACGTCGATATCGCCGGCGAGGTGGCCCGCGACATCTTCGGCACCCCGTCCCAGGTGGAATACCGCATCCTGTCCTCGGCCGACCGGATCGAGGCGCTGGAGAAAAACCAGGTCGACATCGTGGTCAAGACGATGAGCATCACCTGCGAACGCCGCAAGCAGGTCGACTTCTCCACCGAGTACCTGTCGGCGAACCAGCGCATCCTGGCCCCGCGCGACTCGGCGATCCGCCAGGCCAGCGATCTGTCCGGCAAGCGGGTGTGCGCGGTGAAGGGCACCACCTCGCGCAAGCGCATCCAGCAGATCCAGCCGCCGGTACAACTGGTGGACGTGGTGACATGGGCGGACTGCCTGGTCGCCCTGCAGCAGCGGCAGGTCGACGCGGTCAGCACCGATGACTCGATCCTCGCCGGCCTGGTCAGCCAGGACCCGTATCTGCATATCGTCGGCCCCAGCATGAATCAGGAGCCCTACGGGATCGGGGTCAACAAGAACAACCCCGGCCTGGTCCGGTTCGTCAACGGGACCTTGGAGCGGATCCGCCGCGACGGGACCTGGAATACCTTGTACCGCAAGTGGTTGACGGTACTGGGGCCGACGCCGGCACCCCCGGTTGCGAGGTACTCCGACTGA
- a CDS encoding serine/threonine-protein kinase PknG produces the protein MNDDDPGTQPASLAELDALAEPEDGEDSVATMRPMATQAVYRPDFDDTDRASTVSTEPSENITTWTRPRSPIRRLGGGLVEVPRVYERDPLTALMTNPVVAEAKRFCWNCNRPVGRASKKDADGPARAGLSEGFCPRCGSPFSFLPQLSPGDTVADQYRIKGCIAHGGLGWVYLAFDTNVNGRPVVLKGLVHSGDAEAQATAMAERQFLAAVTHPAIVKIFNFVEHADKHGEPVGYIVMEYVGGTSLKQPKGVKLPVAQAIAYMLEILPALGYLHSLGLVYNDLKPENIMVTAEQLKLIDLGAVSRINSFGYLYGTPGYQAPEIVRTGPTVQTDIYTVGRTLAALTLKLRTRKGRYVDGLPEDDPVLAKYDSFGRLLRRAIDPDPNRRFASADEMSSQLMGVLREVVAQDSGVPRPGLSTVFSPPRSTFGVDLLVAHTDVYLDGQVHSEKLTAPEIVKALQVPLVDPADVGAPILSATVLSQPVQTLDSLRAARHGTLDSEGIDLSESVELPLMEARALLDLGDVAKATRKLDDLVERVGWRWRIAWFRGVAALLTADYDTATKYFTEVLDTLPGELAPKLALAATAELAGSSDERRFYQTVWRTDNGIISAGFGLARAQSAEGERDDAVRTLDQVPPTSRHFTVARLTSSVTLLSGRSINEVSEQQIRSAARRVEALPESEPRVLQIRALVLGTAMDWLADNTASTNHILGFPFTQHGLQLGVEAALRGLARVAPTQEHRYALVDLANSVRPTSTF, from the coding sequence ATGAACGACGACGACCCCGGCACCCAGCCCGCCTCGCTGGCCGAGCTCGACGCCCTCGCCGAGCCTGAGGACGGCGAGGATTCGGTCGCCACGATGCGCCCGATGGCCACCCAGGCGGTGTACCGGCCCGATTTCGACGACACCGACCGGGCGTCCACGGTGTCCACCGAGCCCTCCGAGAACATCACGACGTGGACCCGGCCGCGCTCGCCCATCCGCCGCCTCGGCGGCGGGCTGGTCGAGGTGCCCCGCGTCTACGAGCGTGATCCGTTGACCGCGTTGATGACCAATCCGGTGGTCGCCGAGGCCAAACGGTTCTGCTGGAACTGCAACCGGCCGGTCGGGCGTGCCTCTAAGAAGGATGCGGACGGGCCGGCCCGCGCAGGGCTTTCCGAGGGGTTCTGCCCGCGCTGCGGCAGCCCGTTCTCGTTTTTGCCCCAACTCAGTCCCGGCGACACCGTCGCCGACCAGTACCGGATCAAGGGCTGCATCGCCCACGGTGGTCTCGGCTGGGTGTATCTGGCCTTCGACACCAATGTCAACGGACGCCCGGTGGTGCTCAAGGGCCTGGTGCATTCCGGTGACGCCGAAGCGCAGGCCACGGCGATGGCCGAGCGACAGTTCCTCGCCGCCGTCACGCATCCGGCCATCGTGAAGATCTTCAACTTCGTCGAACATGCCGACAAGCACGGTGAGCCGGTGGGCTACATCGTGATGGAGTACGTCGGCGGTACCTCGCTGAAGCAGCCCAAGGGCGTCAAACTGCCGGTGGCACAGGCGATCGCCTACATGCTGGAGATCCTGCCCGCGCTCGGATACCTGCACTCGCTCGGTTTGGTCTACAACGATCTGAAACCCGAGAACATCATGGTCACCGCCGAGCAACTCAAGCTCATCGACCTCGGCGCGGTGTCCCGGATCAACTCGTTCGGATACCTCTACGGCACACCGGGCTACCAGGCACCCGAGATCGTGCGCACCGGACCGACGGTGCAGACCGACATCTACACCGTCGGGCGCACCCTGGCCGCCCTCACCCTGAAACTGCGCACCCGTAAGGGCCGTTACGTCGACGGTCTGCCCGAGGACGACCCGGTGCTGGCCAAGTACGACTCGTTCGGCAGGCTGCTGCGCCGGGCCATCGATCCGGATCCCAACCGCCGCTTCGCCAGTGCCGACGAGATGTCCAGCCAGTTGATGGGTGTGCTGCGCGAGGTGGTGGCACAGGATTCCGGCGTGCCGCGCCCGGGCCTGTCGACGGTGTTCAGCCCGCCGCGGTCCACCTTCGGGGTGGACCTCCTGGTCGCGCACACCGATGTCTATCTGGACGGGCAGGTGCATTCGGAGAAGCTGACCGCACCGGAGATCGTCAAAGCCCTGCAGGTACCGCTGGTCGATCCGGCCGATGTCGGTGCGCCCATCCTGTCGGCCACCGTGCTCAGTCAGCCTGTGCAGACCCTGGATTCGCTGCGCGCGGCGCGGCACGGCACGCTGGACTCCGAGGGTATCGACCTGTCCGAATCGGTGGAGCTTCCGCTCATGGAGGCGCGCGCCCTGCTGGATCTGGGCGACGTCGCCAAGGCCACCCGTAAACTCGACGATCTGGTGGAACGGGTCGGCTGGCGGTGGCGGATCGCCTGGTTCCGCGGCGTCGCGGCCCTGTTGACCGCCGACTACGACACCGCGACCAAGTATTTCACCGAGGTGCTGGACACCTTGCCCGGTGAGCTGGCACCCAAGCTGGCCCTGGCCGCCACCGCCGAGCTGGCCGGCAGCTCGGACGAGCGCCGGTTCTATCAGACGGTGTGGCGCACCGACAACGGGATCATCTCCGCCGGATTCGGTCTGGCCCGGGCCCAGTCCGCGGAGGGTGAGCGCGATGACGCCGTCCGCACACTCGACCAGGTTCCGCCTACTTCACGGCATTTCACCGTGGCCCGGCTGACCAGTTCGGTGACGTTGTTGTCCGGACGCTCGATCAACGAGGTTTCCGAACAGCAGATCCGAAGCGCCGCACGGCGCGTGGAGGCACTGCCCGAGAGTGAACCGCGGGTACTGCAGATCCGGGCGCTGGTCCTGGGTACCGCGATGGACTGGCTGGCCGACAACACGGCGAGCACCAACCACATTCTCGGATTCCCCTTCACCCAGCACGGTCTGCAACTCGGCGTGGAGGCAGCGCTGCGTGGTCTGGCGCGGGTCGCCCCCACCCAGGAGCACCGCTATGCACTGGTTGACCTGGCCAACAGCGTTCGGCCGACGAGCACCTTCTAG
- a CDS encoding acetate kinase yields MTARSVLVLNSGSSSVKYELLDPDSGTALADGIIERVADYGQALAAVFAALPSLDGLVAVGHRVVHGGRSFYRPTVIDDALVTKLDELAPLAPLHNPPALLGIAEARKMLPDLPHIAVFDTAFFHDLPAAAAEYAIDRDIAEQWHIRRYGFHGTSHRYVSEQAALFLKQPFSELNQIVLHLGNGASASAIRGGRAVDTSMGLTPMEGLVMGTRAGDIDPGIIMYLWRTAGMSVEDIETMLNRRSGVFGLGGEVDFRELHKRIETGDEAAQLAYDVYIHRLRKYVGAYLAVLCRTDVITFTAGVGENDAAVRRDALAGLAALGIELDEDLNSGADRGARRISAVGSPVAVLVIPTNEELAIARACVDLLAGAR; encoded by the coding sequence GTGACCGCGCGCTCGGTGCTGGTGCTCAATTCTGGCTCCTCGTCGGTCAAATACGAGCTGCTGGATCCTGATTCGGGAACCGCGCTGGCCGACGGCATCATCGAGCGGGTGGCGGACTATGGCCAGGCGCTGGCCGCGGTGTTCGCCGCGTTGCCGAGCCTTGACGGGTTGGTGGCCGTCGGGCACCGGGTGGTGCACGGCGGACGGAGCTTCTACCGGCCGACTGTCATCGACGATGCGCTGGTCACCAAGCTTGACGAGCTGGCACCTCTTGCCCCGCTGCATAATCCGCCGGCCTTGTTGGGTATCGCCGAGGCACGCAAGATGCTTCCCGATCTACCCCATATCGCGGTGTTCGACACCGCCTTCTTCCACGATCTGCCGGCGGCGGCCGCGGAGTACGCCATCGACCGGGATATCGCCGAGCAGTGGCACATTCGTCGGTACGGATTCCACGGCACCTCGCATCGTTACGTCAGCGAGCAGGCCGCGCTGTTCTTGAAACAGCCGTTCAGTGAGCTGAATCAGATTGTGCTGCATCTGGGTAACGGCGCTTCGGCATCGGCCATCCGCGGTGGACGTGCCGTGGACACCTCGATGGGCCTGACCCCGATGGAGGGTCTGGTGATGGGAACCCGAGCCGGGGACATCGACCCGGGCATCATCATGTACCTGTGGCGCACCGCAGGAATGTCGGTGGAGGACATCGAGACCATGCTCAACCGGCGCTCCGGTGTGTTCGGGCTCGGCGGTGAGGTGGACTTCCGGGAACTGCACAAGCGCATCGAAACCGGCGATGAGGCTGCGCAATTGGCCTATGACGTCTACATCCACCGGTTGCGCAAGTACGTCGGCGCCTACCTGGCCGTGCTGTGCCGCACCGACGTCATCACCTTCACCGCCGGGGTGGGGGAGAACGATGCCGCGGTGCGCCGCGACGCGCTGGCCGGCCTGGCGGCGCTGGGCATCGAACTCGACGAGGACCTCAACAGCGGCGCAGACCGCGGCGCGCGCCGTATCTCAGCCGTCGGTTCGCCGGTGGCGGTGCTGGTCATTCCGACCAACGAGGAACTGGCCATCGCGAGGGCCTGCGTCGACCTGCTCGCCGGTGCCCGCTAG